One segment of Methanobrevibacter sp. DNA contains the following:
- a CDS encoding aldo/keto reductase, translating into MAKLGFGMMRLPLLDENDFTNIDIEQVKEMVDVYMESGLNHFDTAFVYHEGVGEKTFKECVVDRYPRESFKISTKLPLFVITEESQLEPIFNEQLKNCGVDYFDYYMLHNVSGFTENAWKNVDLYSFIQKKKEEGFIKHIGISTHGNAEFLEEILFDHPELEFVLLQINYLDWEDDGIESRKCLEVARKYGKSVMVMEPFKGGFLADVPEEAEKIMKEHNPDDPVTSWAMRFVAGLDDVCVVLTGASNLDQLKENIDSFKNAKPLDDEELKIIEEVSEIINSNITVDCTKCRYCVDTCPEEIDIAKLFDLYNKEKIINKDDRAWTQNGNAYLNYSRLPDVGIASDCMECESCIEECPQQINIPEVLKDVAKTFETEAYGFND; encoded by the coding sequence ATGGCTAAATTGGGTTTTGGGATGATGAGACTTCCCCTGTTGGACGAAAATGACTTTACCAATATTGATATCGAACAGGTTAAAGAAATGGTTGATGTGTACATGGAAAGCGGTCTTAACCATTTTGATACAGCGTTTGTTTATCATGAGGGCGTAGGTGAAAAAACATTCAAGGAATGTGTTGTTGACAGGTATCCTCGTGAATCTTTTAAAATTTCAACTAAATTACCTCTATTTGTAATTACAGAAGAATCACAATTGGAACCGATATTCAACGAACAACTTAAAAATTGTGGTGTGGACTATTTTGACTATTATATGCTGCACAATGTCAGCGGATTTACTGAAAATGCATGGAAAAATGTAGATTTATATTCTTTTATTCAAAAAAAGAAAGAAGAAGGTTTTATTAAGCATATTGGAATTTCCACTCATGGAAATGCGGAATTTCTGGAAGAAATCTTATTTGATCATCCTGAATTGGAGTTCGTTTTACTTCAAATCAATTATCTTGACTGGGAAGATGATGGAATTGAATCCAGAAAATGTCTTGAAGTGGCAAGGAAATATGGAAAATCAGTAATGGTTATGGAACCGTTTAAAGGAGGTTTTCTGGCAGATGTTCCTGAAGAGGCAGAAAAGATAATGAAGGAGCATAATCCCGATGATCCTGTCACATCATGGGCGATGAGATTCGTTGCAGGACTGGATGATGTATGCGTTGTATTGACCGGCGCAAGCAATTTGGATCAGTTAAAGGAAAATATAGACTCTTTTAAAAATGCAAAACCTCTTGATGATGAAGAGCTGAAAATCATTGAGGAAGTTTCCGAGATAATTAACAGCAATATCACTGTTGACTGCACAAAATGCAGATACTGTGTCGATACATGTCCTGAAGAAATCGATATAGCTAAATTGTTTGATTTGTATAATAAGGAAAAAATAATCAACAAAGATGACCGTGCATGGACACAGAATGGTAATGCATACCTTAATTATTCAAGACTTCCTGATGTGGGGATTGCTTCAGATTGCATGGAATGTGAAAGCTGCATTGAAGAATGCCCTCAGCAGATTAATATTCCTGAAGTATTGAAAGATGTAGCGAAGACATTTGAAACTGAAGCTTATGGATTTAATGATTAA
- a CDS encoding nascent polypeptide-associated complex protein: MIPGMNKKQMKQMERQMKKMGMKMEELEGAREVIIRFDEKELVIDNPSVSLMNVMGQETYQIEGKAREVELEYEIEIPDEDIEMVANSANVSEDEARAALEECKGDLAEAIMKLNQ; encoded by the coding sequence ATGATACCTGGTATGAATAAAAAACAAATGAAACAAATGGAAAGACAAATGAAGAAAATGGGTATGAAAATGGAAGAATTGGAAGGTGCCCGTGAAGTCATAATCCGTTTTGATGAAAAAGAATTAGTTATTGATAATCCAAGCGTAAGTTTAATGAATGTAATGGGTCAGGAAACTTACCAGATTGAAGGAAAAGCTCGTGAAGTAGAGCTTGAATACGAAATTGAAATTCCTGATGAAGATATTGAAATGGTTGCTAACAGCGCTAATGTTTCTGAAGATGAAGCAAGAGCAGCACTGGAAGAATGTAAAGGGGATTTAGCAGAAGCTATTATGAAATTAAACCAATAG
- a CDS encoding metallophosphoesterase family protein has protein sequence MTVIAHISDLHVSTADFNEDIFMQAATEINRLQPDMIILTGDLTDHGYYNEFEQAKRYLEVFEAPLFAVPGNHDSRNLGYQSFEELIGEKSWKLTLGDEFTVIGLDSSSPDENKGHVGTPQHMWLEHQLDECVINEQFSIVALHHHVISIPQTGRERNVLSDAGDVLKTLTTHEVDLILSGHKHVPNIWRINDTLAVNAGSLCSSKLRGKNKNSYNVYNITDSEIEIFLNIVGGEKFLFGKFPRNTL, from the coding sequence ATGACTGTTATTGCACATATCTCAGACTTGCATGTGAGCACTGCAGATTTTAATGAAGATATATTTATGCAGGCCGCAACTGAAATAAATCGTTTACAACCAGACATGATTATTTTAACTGGGGATTTAACTGACCATGGTTATTATAATGAATTTGAACAAGCTAAAAGATACTTGGAAGTGTTTGAAGCACCATTATTTGCAGTTCCCGGAAACCATGATTCTCGTAATTTAGGTTATCAAAGTTTCGAAGAGTTGATTGGTGAAAAAAGTTGGAAATTAACATTGGGTGATGAATTTACAGTAATCGGTTTGGATAGCAGTTCTCCTGATGAAAATAAAGGACATGTCGGTACTCCCCAACATATGTGGCTGGAACATCAGTTGGATGAATGTGTAATTAATGAACAATTTTCCATTGTTGCATTGCACCATCACGTAATTTCCATTCCCCAAACAGGCCGTGAACGCAATGTATTGTCTGATGCGGGGGATGTTCTAAAAACCTTGACAACCCATGAAGTTGACCTGATTCTCTCTGGGCATAAGCATGTTCCGAACATCTGGAGAATTAATGATACTCTTGCGGTAAATGCAGGTTCATTGTGTTCCTCTAAATTAAGGGGAAAAAATAAGAATTCCTATAATGTTTATAATATTACAGACAGTGAAATAGAAATATTTCTAAATATTGTCGGTGGAGAAAAATTTTTATTTGGAAAATTTCCAAGAAATACATTATA